Proteins co-encoded in one Paracrocinitomix mangrovi genomic window:
- a CDS encoding tetratricopeptide repeat protein gives MFRISNLYLSLVFLALFQFQGSAKAQTVDSLRLDSLITILTLEKDSSQTVDVYLSLADEYMRVTDYTIASTYTDLALDLAVKIGYKEGELRATLNMAHMYLAYYLDYTKSISFYDHALKLAEEIGNDEDYLSVYRGYSNLYSSVGNHSSALHFNEKAIEVAERIGDQEVVSELNAYAGSIYEESGDNAKAIECYEKVESIEDANNYMGTSNAAYTVIAHLYYLKGDFKRSIKLYRTAIKRFERLQEFRWVSYTHSEIAGVLIEDGQMELAEKHALKGLEIAELYDLNKERGDNYKMLANVYKAKGNTEKYQKYQKAYEEFTDSVMVKLEDRVAVQQSVSLPPSSGVSFKTLINLAIILFFVIIAVFLSGLKFSRG, from the coding sequence TTGTTTAGAATCAGTAATTTATATTTGTCTTTAGTGTTCTTAGCATTGTTTCAATTTCAAGGCAGTGCAAAAGCGCAAACAGTTGACTCTTTAAGATTGGACTCTCTTATAACAATCCTTACGTTAGAAAAAGATTCTAGTCAAACAGTTGATGTTTATTTGAGTTTGGCTGATGAGTACATGAGGGTGACTGATTATACTATCGCTTCTACTTATACTGATTTGGCGCTAGACCTAGCTGTTAAAATAGGATATAAAGAAGGTGAGTTAAGAGCTACATTGAATATGGCTCACATGTATTTAGCTTATTATCTGGATTATACTAAGTCAATATCTTTCTATGATCATGCTTTGAAGTTGGCTGAAGAAATCGGTAATGATGAAGATTATTTATCAGTATATAGAGGTTATTCTAATCTGTATTCTAGTGTTGGAAATCATTCGTCAGCATTGCATTTTAATGAAAAAGCAATAGAAGTAGCTGAGAGAATTGGAGATCAAGAAGTTGTTTCTGAATTAAATGCATATGCCGGAAGTATTTATGAAGAGTCTGGTGATAATGCTAAGGCAATTGAGTGTTATGAGAAGGTAGAGTCAATTGAAGATGCTAACAATTATATGGGTACCTCAAATGCCGCTTATACAGTTATCGCTCATCTTTATTATTTAAAAGGAGATTTCAAGAGGTCAATAAAGTTGTATAGAACTGCAATTAAGAGATTTGAAAGATTGCAAGAGTTTAGATGGGTGTCGTATACACATTCCGAGATAGCAGGTGTCTTAATTGAAGATGGTCAGATGGAATTAGCTGAGAAGCATGCTTTAAAAGGGTTAGAAATTGCAGAATTATATGATCTGAATAAAGAAAGAGGTGATAATTATAAAATGCTAGCTAACGTCTATAAGGCAAAAGGAAATACAGAAAAATATCAGAAATATCAGAAAGCTTATGAAGAATTTACGGATTCTGTGATGGTAAAGCTAGAAGATAGGGTTGCTGTGCAACAGTCAGTTTCATTGCCACCGAGTTCAGGTGTTTCTTTTAAAACTCTTATCAATTTGGCAATTATTTTATTCTTTGTGATAATTGCAGTTTTCTTAAGTGGTTTAAAGTTCAGTAGAGGTTAA
- a CDS encoding DNA gyrase/topoisomerase IV subunit A, producing the protein MSEENEPHNEEEENLPQGENNNENDDNIIPLSGMYKDWFLDYASYVILERAVPALLDGFKPVQRRIMHSMKEMDDGRYNKVANVIGNTMKYHPHGDASIGEAMVQMGQKDLLIDTQGNWGNILTGDSAAAPRYIEARLSKFASHVVFNAKTTEWLPSYDGRNKEPVHLPVKFPLLLAQGAEGIAVGMACKVMPHNFIELIDASIDVLRGKKTNILPDFPQGGLADFSNYNEGERGGKIRVRARIEKVDTKTLIITEVPFGSTTGSLIESVIKANEKGKIKIKKIEDNTAAEVEIMIHLGTGVSPDKTIDALYAFTNCEMSISPNTSVIHENKPMFLSVNEILKISTNQTVELLKLELEIRRGELEEQWHFASLEKIFIEQKIYIEFDGKTYEEAIEVTHELLKPHVKHLKREVTDDDVKRLLEIKMRRITKHDSDKADTFIESLEEELKQIAFHLDNLIEFAIDYFKDLKKKFGEGKERKTEIRHFDNIAVQKVVVANKKLYVDREEGFVGWGLKKAEFVKECSDLDDVIIFFKTGKMMVTKIADKKFVGKGIIHCTVWKKGDERTIYHLIYRDGGEGGPTMMKRFAVKSITRDKEYDLTRGTKGSKVYYFSYHPNGEREVVQVQLRPRPHLKRVKYDIDFGELIIKGRSAAGNRVTKEIVSKVIQKEVGESTLAARKIWWDDVVKRLNVDGRGEFLGRFKGDDKLLTIYDTGELRVTNFDLSNRFSDNLVHIEKWHPERPISAIYYDAEKDLHFVKRFLVEVKSDKKTSFIAEFEGSTLDVVSTAYKPVARVVYNKRLKETRDKEDELINLDEFIDIKGMKAQGNQLTKLKIKEILLEGPIKGDEPWPEVEVEEEDQLEDGMEDGEDFDDSDEDTQSSISDDDTEDEDSESPIEIEWDLEEEKETKKPKKNNPIKDSDEDDDSQTSLF; encoded by the coding sequence ATGTCAGAGGAGAACGAACCACATAACGAAGAAGAAGAGAATTTACCACAAGGTGAAAATAATAATGAGAATGATGATAATATCATTCCGTTATCAGGAATGTACAAGGACTGGTTCCTTGATTATGCTTCATATGTAATTCTTGAAAGAGCTGTACCTGCTTTATTGGATGGGTTTAAACCTGTGCAAAGACGTATCATGCATTCCATGAAAGAAATGGATGATGGTCGTTACAATAAAGTAGCTAATGTTATTGGTAACACCATGAAGTATCATCCACATGGAGATGCGTCAATTGGTGAGGCCATGGTTCAAATGGGACAAAAAGACCTTTTGATAGATACACAAGGTAACTGGGGTAATATATTAACAGGTGATTCTGCTGCTGCACCAAGATATATTGAAGCAAGGCTTTCTAAATTTGCTTCACATGTTGTTTTTAATGCTAAAACTACAGAGTGGTTGCCGTCTTATGATGGTAGAAATAAAGAACCGGTTCATCTTCCGGTTAAATTCCCTTTATTATTAGCGCAAGGTGCTGAAGGTATTGCTGTGGGGATGGCTTGTAAGGTAATGCCTCACAACTTTATTGAATTGATTGATGCGTCTATTGATGTGTTAAGAGGGAAGAAAACTAACATCCTACCTGATTTTCCTCAAGGTGGTTTGGCAGATTTCTCTAATTATAATGAGGGTGAACGAGGAGGAAAAATAAGAGTTCGTGCAAGAATAGAGAAAGTAGACACTAAAACACTTATAATTACTGAAGTTCCTTTTGGTTCAACTACCGGCTCATTGATTGAGTCTGTGATTAAAGCCAATGAAAAAGGGAAAATCAAAATCAAGAAAATTGAAGATAATACGGCTGCTGAAGTCGAAATTATGATTCATCTTGGTACAGGTGTTTCACCGGATAAAACGATAGACGCCTTATATGCATTCACTAATTGTGAAATGTCTATATCTCCAAATACTTCTGTAATTCACGAAAACAAGCCAATGTTCTTGTCTGTGAATGAAATCTTAAAAATTTCAACAAACCAAACTGTTGAGTTGTTGAAATTAGAATTGGAAATCAGAAGAGGAGAGCTGGAAGAACAATGGCATTTTGCTTCTTTAGAAAAGATATTTATTGAGCAAAAGATTTATATCGAGTTTGACGGTAAAACTTATGAAGAAGCTATAGAGGTTACGCATGAGTTATTGAAGCCGCATGTCAAACATCTTAAACGTGAAGTTACAGATGATGATGTAAAGAGGTTGTTAGAGATTAAAATGCGTAGAATCACCAAGCATGATTCAGATAAAGCAGACACGTTTATTGAATCTCTTGAGGAAGAATTGAAACAAATTGCTTTTCACCTTGATAACCTTATTGAATTTGCAATTGACTATTTCAAGGATCTTAAAAAGAAATTTGGTGAAGGAAAAGAACGTAAAACAGAAATTCGTCACTTTGATAATATTGCAGTTCAAAAAGTAGTTGTCGCTAACAAAAAGCTCTATGTAGATAGGGAAGAAGGCTTTGTTGGTTGGGGACTTAAAAAAGCCGAGTTTGTAAAGGAATGTAGTGACCTGGATGATGTGATAATCTTCTTCAAAACAGGTAAGATGATGGTGACCAAAATTGCTGACAAAAAATTTGTTGGTAAAGGTATTATCCATTGTACTGTTTGGAAAAAAGGAGATGAACGTACCATTTATCACTTGATTTACAGAGATGGTGGTGAAGGTGGTCCGACAATGATGAAGCGTTTTGCCGTAAAATCTATCACAAGAGACAAAGAATACGACTTAACAAGAGGAACGAAAGGTTCTAAAGTGTATTATTTCTCATATCATCCAAACGGAGAAAGAGAAGTTGTTCAGGTTCAATTAAGACCAAGACCTCACTTAAAAAGAGTGAAGTATGATATTGATTTTGGTGAACTTATCATTAAAGGTAGAAGTGCTGCAGGTAACAGGGTTACAAAAGAAATTGTTTCTAAAGTAATTCAAAAAGAAGTTGGTGAATCTACATTGGCTGCCAGAAAAATATGGTGGGATGATGTTGTTAAAAGACTTAATGTTGATGGAAGAGGTGAGTTTTTGGGAAGATTCAAAGGTGATGATAAACTTTTAACTATCTATGATACCGGAGAGTTGAGAGTCACCAATTTTGATTTGTCAAATAGATTTAGTGATAATTTAGTGCACATTGAAAAATGGCATCCAGAAAGACCTATCTCTGCAATTTATTATGATGCAGAAAAAGATCTGCATTTTGTGAAAAGATTCCTGGTTGAAGTGAAATCTGATAAGAAAACTTCATTTATTGCTGAATTTGAGGGATCTACTTTAGATGTGGTTTCGACAGCCTATAAACCGGTTGCAAGAGTGGTGTATAATAAACGCCTTAAAGAAACCAGAGATAAAGAAGATGAGCTAATTAATCTTGATGAATTCATTGATATCAAAGGGATGAAGGCTCAAGGTAATCAGTTGACAAAGCTTAAGATTAAAGAAATCTTGCTTGAAGGCCCAATCAAAGGAGATGAGCCGTGGCCGGAAGTAGAGGTTGAAGAAGAAGATCAATTAGAAGATGGAATGGAAGATGGTGAAGATTTTGATGATTCAGATGAGGATACGCAATCTAGTATATCTGATGATGATACAGAAGATGAGGATTCTGAAAGCCCTATTGAAATAGAATGGGATCTTGAAGAGGAAAAAGAAACCAAAAAGCCGAAGAAAAATAATCCTATAAAAGATTCGGATGAAGATGATGATTCTCAAACCTCATTATTTTAA
- a CDS encoding DNA topoisomerase IV subunit B produces MAENNQTNYTEDNIRSLDWKEHIRLRPGMYIGKLGDGGAADDGIYVLVKEVMDNSIDEFVMGNGKRINVKIKDGVVSIRDFGRGIPLGKVIDCVSKINTGGKYDSKAFKKSVGLNGVGTKAVNALSTHFLVESYRDGERKRASFKDGELVEDEKVDKTDERNGTYIEFKPDETIFKNYKFRVQYLQKLFWNYCYLNRGLAIYFNGEKYMSENGLQDLLEDNMESDPLYPIIHLEGEDIEVAITHVRSYGENYYSFVNGQHTTQGGTHLSEFRGAVAKVIKEFFGKNYDAVDIRQSMVAAVSVKVIEPVFESQTKTKLGSQEIEPGGTSMRAFIGDFLKTKLDNYLHKNPKTAEIMERKIKQSEKERKELSGIRKLARERAKKASLHNKKLRDCRVHYNDNKDDRYKESSIFITEGDSASGSITKSRNVNTQAVFSLRGKPLNSYGLTKKVVYENEEFNLLQAALNIEDGIEGLRYNKVIIATDADVDGMHIRLLLLTFFLQFFPELVRDGHVYILQTPLFRVRNKKETRYCYTEEERLKALDELGKNPEITRFKGLGEISPDEFKNFIGEDIRLDPVLIGQDAKIDDVLSFYMGKNTPTRQDFIIDNLRVEESVEELD; encoded by the coding sequence ATGGCAGAAAACAATCAAACCAACTATACAGAAGATAACATCCGGTCACTTGATTGGAAGGAGCATATCAGGTTAAGACCGGGTATGTATATCGGAAAGCTAGGTGATGGAGGAGCAGCAGATGATGGGATTTACGTTTTAGTGAAAGAGGTGATGGACAATTCAATAGATGAGTTTGTCATGGGTAACGGAAAACGTATCAATGTCAAAATCAAAGATGGAGTGGTCAGTATTAGGGATTTCGGACGTGGAATTCCATTGGGTAAAGTAATTGATTGTGTTTCCAAAATAAATACTGGGGGAAAATACGATTCAAAGGCTTTTAAAAAGTCGGTTGGATTAAATGGGGTAGGTACTAAGGCAGTTAACGCATTGTCAACTCATTTTTTAGTTGAATCATACAGGGATGGAGAGCGAAAAAGAGCTTCTTTTAAAGATGGTGAACTGGTTGAGGATGAAAAAGTTGATAAAACAGATGAGAGAAATGGTACTTACATTGAGTTTAAACCGGATGAAACCATTTTCAAAAATTACAAATTCAGGGTTCAGTACTTACAAAAACTTTTCTGGAATTATTGTTACTTAAACAGGGGATTGGCCATTTATTTTAATGGTGAAAAGTACATGTCAGAAAATGGATTACAAGATCTATTAGAAGACAATATGGAGAGTGATCCTTTGTATCCTATCATCCATCTAGAGGGAGAAGATATAGAAGTAGCCATTACGCACGTAAGAAGTTACGGTGAAAATTATTATTCATTCGTTAATGGACAGCACACAACACAAGGAGGAACGCATCTAAGTGAATTTAGAGGTGCTGTTGCCAAAGTGATTAAGGAGTTTTTTGGAAAAAACTATGATGCTGTGGATATTCGTCAGTCAATGGTTGCAGCAGTTTCAGTGAAAGTTATAGAGCCTGTTTTTGAGTCTCAAACTAAAACAAAATTAGGGTCACAAGAAATTGAACCAGGAGGAACTTCAATGAGAGCCTTTATAGGAGATTTCTTAAAAACAAAACTGGACAATTATCTACATAAAAATCCAAAGACTGCGGAGATCATGGAAAGAAAGATCAAGCAATCTGAGAAAGAGCGTAAAGAATTGTCCGGAATTAGAAAATTGGCCAGAGAGAGAGCGAAGAAGGCAAGTTTGCACAATAAGAAGTTAAGAGATTGTAGAGTGCATTACAACGATAATAAAGATGATAGATACAAGGAGTCTAGTATTTTTATTACAGAAGGTGATTCTGCAAGTGGATCTATTACAAAATCAAGAAATGTAAACACGCAAGCAGTCTTTAGTTTAAGGGGGAAACCTCTAAATTCTTACGGTTTGACTAAAAAAGTAGTTTATGAAAACGAAGAGTTTAACTTGCTTCAGGCGGCTTTAAACATTGAAGATGGAATTGAGGGGTTGAGATATAATAAAGTGATAATTGCTACAGATGCGGATGTAGATGGTATGCACATCAGACTATTACTGTTGACTTTCTTTTTACAGTTTTTTCCTGAATTAGTAAGAGATGGTCACGTTTACATACTGCAAACACCTTTGTTTAGAGTTAGAAACAAAAAAGAAACTAGATATTGCTATACTGAAGAAGAAAGATTAAAGGCGCTAGATGAATTAGGGAAAAATCCTGAAATTACCAGATTTAAAGGGTTGGGAGAGATTTCGCCGGATGAATTCAAGAATTTTATTGGAGAAGATATTCGTTTAGATCCTGTATTAATTGGGCAGGATGCTAAAATTGATGATGTGTTAAGTTTCTACATGGGTAAAAACACGCCAACCAGACAGGATTTTATCATAGACAACCTAAGGGTAGAAGAATCGGTAGAGGAGTTAGATTAA
- a CDS encoding YCF48-related protein, whose protein sequence is MMTLIQSIKKTFLVLVVILLSKGASAQYTWGQQHSGSYDMHAVYFVNHFEGYCGGQGGYLFKTLSGGNAGWTQIFSPTTNLITGIYFSDANNGFIVDDNSYIYKTSDGGVTWINSYSGQAGDVAYAIKKYGTRLFVPRVNEILISDDNGGSWSSVTIASTGSITDLSFSDADHGYFCGVAGGLGYTSDGGNTWIAMSGPGIYSSYHYNSIHTFSPDHFICVGDNGAVFSTMDGGVSWSFPSISLAGSSLYDIEFYNATNGLAVGQNNNVHYSTDGGVTWTPAPTSVSSTSFFACDPRTDVIAYICGTNEEIWRSPAGVEDIAGISILSPDTVCVGEPFNLVFTFTNVGGGPSFNPGFTVLAGGNSLFGDTINWVGTVDSGDVITFSTQLATLNNPGDQSVIIFSTEQNNQSNNAIFGTIVVMEPDPTTVTGSTYFCVGDTITLEADGGIDYTWSSNVGGSDYSNPIQTVYPTSDEYYDVKIIQAYCTVFDTVFVNLDPACETDTTMNNQPAGNYTFSPNFDGVNDFLVLDFLSASVPNTVKIFNRWGNVLFETENYDNESVFWDGTYSDRPSPVGTYYFVAEAQNLGVVRGWIQIVK, encoded by the coding sequence ATGATGACCTTGATTCAATCTATAAAAAAAACCTTTTTAGTACTAGTTGTAATACTTTTAAGTAAAGGTGCCTCTGCCCAATATACCTGGGGACAGCAACATTCTGGTTCGTATGATATGCATGCTGTTTATTTTGTAAATCACTTTGAAGGGTATTGTGGTGGACAAGGTGGATATCTCTTTAAAACACTTTCAGGTGGTAATGCAGGATGGACTCAAATATTTTCTCCTACTACCAATTTAATAACAGGCATTTATTTTTCTGATGCTAACAATGGTTTTATTGTTGATGATAATTCCTATATATATAAAACGAGTGACGGTGGAGTGACCTGGATAAATTCATATTCCGGTCAAGCTGGTGATGTAGCATATGCTATTAAAAAGTACGGAACAAGATTGTTTGTGCCGAGAGTTAATGAGATACTAATTTCAGATGATAATGGTGGTTCATGGTCTTCTGTGACGATAGCGTCTACTGGTTCAATTACAGATCTTTCATTTTCAGATGCTGATCATGGTTATTTTTGTGGAGTTGCGGGTGGTTTGGGTTATACTTCAGACGGTGGGAACACATGGATAGCTATGTCCGGACCAGGTATCTATTCATCTTATCATTATAATTCAATTCACACATTTTCTCCAGATCACTTTATTTGTGTAGGAGATAATGGTGCTGTTTTTTCTACTATGGACGGTGGTGTAAGTTGGTCATTTCCATCTATTTCATTAGCAGGCTCTAGTTTGTATGATATTGAGTTTTATAATGCAACCAATGGATTAGCTGTAGGTCAAAATAACAATGTGCATTATTCAACAGACGGAGGAGTTACATGGACTCCGGCTCCAACATCTGTTTCATCTACTAGCTTTTTTGCATGTGATCCAAGAACAGATGTGATCGCTTATATCTGTGGAACTAATGAAGAGATATGGCGTTCGCCAGCAGGAGTTGAAGATATTGCTGGTATTTCAATTTTAAGTCCCGATACTGTTTGTGTTGGAGAGCCTTTTAATTTGGTTTTCACATTTACTAATGTTGGTGGTGGTCCGTCATTTAATCCCGGATTCACAGTCTTGGCAGGTGGTAACTCTTTATTTGGTGATACCATAAATTGGGTAGGAACAGTTGATTCAGGTGATGTGATAACTTTTTCTACACAATTAGCAACATTAAATAATCCCGGAGATCAGTCTGTGATCATTTTTTCTACCGAACAAAATAATCAATCAAATAATGCCATTTTTGGAACAATAGTGGTGATGGAGCCGGATCCAACTACAGTTACTGGTTCAACTTATTTTTGTGTTGGAGACACCATTACTTTAGAAGCTGATGGAGGAATTGATTATACCTGGAGTTCAAATGTAGGCGGGTCTGATTATAGCAATCCTATTCAAACCGTTTATCCTACATCTGATGAATATTATGATGTAAAGATTATTCAAGCTTATTGCACCGTTTTCGATACGGTCTTTGTGAATCTGGATCCCGCTTGTGAAACGGATACAACAATGAATAATCAACCGGCTGGAAATTATACTTTTTCCCCCAACTTTGATGGAGTAAATGATTTTTTGGTGCTAGATTTTTTAAGCGCCTCTGTTCCTAATACAGTTAAAATATTTAATCGTTGGGGAAATGTGTTGTTTGAAACAGAGAATTATGATAACGAATCTGTTTTTTGGGACGGCACATATAGCGATCGTCCATCTCCAGTAGGTACCTATTATTTTGTCGCAGAAGCACAGAATTTAGGTGTGGTGAGGGGTTGGATTCAAATTGTAAAGTAA
- the hisD gene encoding histidinol dehydrogenase, translated as MKIISGKNQGEVFQQLKRPQLNQQDLNDLMNEIFTEIKEKGDAAIAKYVEKFDGYKAQNFLIDNKQIELAATKVSAEVKAAIQQAKSNIEKFHSAQIPSKIQVETTKGVMCWQEFRPIEKVGIYIPGGTAPLFSTVLMLAIPAKLAGCKELVLCTPASNIGGVAAEILYAAKICGVDKIYSIGGSQAIAALTIGTESIPSVDKIFGPGNQYVTAAKVKAQQMGVAIDMPAGPSELMVVADKNADPEFAAADLLSQAEHGEDSQVVAIVETVEFAEQLLEKVNNQLLLLSRKGIAEKALQNSKIIVLKTLEEVVEVVNYYAPEHLILMTEKNDAIIPLVLNAGSVFVGAYTPESAGDYASGTNHTLPTNGASRAYSGVNIDAFIKKITFQKISPSGIKNIGNTISVMADAEGLDAHKNAVEIRLKKLKV; from the coding sequence ATGAAAATAATAAGTGGTAAAAATCAGGGAGAGGTATTTCAGCAATTGAAAAGACCTCAGTTGAATCAGCAGGATTTGAATGATTTAATGAATGAAATATTCACTGAAATCAAAGAAAAGGGAGATGCGGCAATTGCTAAATATGTTGAGAAATTTGATGGATATAAAGCGCAGAACTTTTTAATTGATAATAAGCAAATTGAATTGGCTGCAACGAAGGTTAGCGCAGAGGTAAAAGCGGCCATTCAACAAGCTAAATCTAATATTGAAAAATTTCACTCTGCTCAAATTCCTTCTAAAATTCAAGTGGAAACCACAAAGGGTGTAATGTGCTGGCAAGAATTCAGACCTATTGAAAAAGTAGGAATTTATATTCCCGGTGGTACTGCACCATTGTTCTCTACAGTTTTGATGCTTGCAATTCCTGCTAAACTTGCGGGCTGTAAAGAGCTTGTGCTGTGTACACCAGCGAGTAATATAGGTGGAGTTGCTGCTGAGATTCTTTATGCTGCCAAAATTTGTGGAGTAGATAAAATCTATTCAATAGGAGGTTCTCAGGCTATAGCTGCTCTTACAATAGGGACAGAAAGTATACCGTCTGTAGATAAAATTTTTGGTCCTGGTAACCAATACGTAACTGCTGCTAAAGTAAAAGCGCAGCAAATGGGAGTAGCTATTGATATGCCTGCCGGACCATCAGAATTAATGGTTGTTGCAGACAAAAATGCAGATCCTGAATTTGCAGCTGCTGATTTATTGTCACAAGCTGAGCACGGAGAAGATAGTCAGGTTGTGGCAATAGTTGAAACGGTTGAGTTTGCTGAGCAATTACTGGAAAAGGTCAACAACCAATTGCTTTTGCTTTCAAGAAAAGGAATAGCCGAAAAAGCTTTGCAAAATTCCAAAATCATTGTACTTAAAACTTTAGAAGAAGTTGTAGAGGTAGTCAATTATTATGCACCTGAGCATTTAATTCTGATGACAGAAAAGAATGATGCAATTATTCCTTTGGTTTTAAATGCAGGTTCTGTGTTTGTGGGAGCTTATACTCCTGAGAGTGCGGGTGATTATGCTTCTGGAACCAATCATACTTTGCCTACAAATGGAGCCTCCAGAGCATATAGTGGGGTAAATATTGATGCTTTTATCAAGAAAATTACATTTCAAAAAATATCTCCTTCAGGAATTAAAAATATTGGTAATACCATAAGTGTAATGGCAGATGCAGAAGGATTAGATGCCCACAAGAATGCAGTTGAAATCAGATTAAAAAAACTAAAAGTATGA
- the hisG gene encoding ATP phosphoribosyltransferase, with protein sequence MSKLKIAIQKSGRLKDDSLALLKQCGISVDNGRDQLKVSANNFPLEIFFLRNSDIPQYIEDGVVDLGIVGENLLYEIDSELDVLRSLNFSKCRVSIAVPKNSKFTDIKDFEGKKIATSYPNTTQKFFKSNGVNTEVHAISGSVEIAPNIGLSDAICDIVSTGNTLFNNGLKELFVIMKSQAVLVKQPKPSREVNSLIEQLNFRIGAVLRAKTSKYILMNVPNANIQKVSALLPVLKSPTVLPLAEEGWSSLHSVIDEDDFWNVIDQLKEAGAEGILVAPIEKIIE encoded by the coding sequence ATGAGTAAACTAAAAATCGCAATTCAAAAATCAGGTAGGTTAAAAGACGACAGTTTGGCATTATTAAAACAGTGCGGTATCTCTGTTGACAATGGTAGGGATCAATTAAAAGTTTCTGCGAACAATTTTCCACTTGAAATATTTTTCCTCAGAAACTCCGATATTCCTCAATATATAGAAGATGGTGTGGTTGATCTGGGAATTGTAGGGGAAAATCTTTTGTATGAAATCGACAGTGAATTAGATGTATTGAGATCCTTGAATTTTTCAAAATGTCGGGTTTCTATAGCGGTCCCTAAAAATTCAAAATTCACTGATATCAAAGATTTCGAAGGTAAAAAAATCGCAACATCTTATCCAAATACAACTCAAAAGTTCTTTAAAAGTAATGGTGTTAATACTGAGGTGCACGCAATTTCCGGATCAGTAGAAATCGCTCCTAATATCGGATTGTCTGATGCTATTTGTGATATTGTTAGTACAGGTAATACCTTATTTAATAATGGCTTAAAAGAATTGTTTGTGATAATGAAATCTCAGGCAGTATTAGTAAAGCAGCCAAAGCCTTCAAGGGAAGTAAATAGTTTGATAGAGCAATTAAATTTTAGAATTGGTGCGGTACTACGGGCTAAAACTTCAAAATACATTCTAATGAATGTTCCAAATGCTAATATTCAAAAAGTGTCAGCCCTGTTACCGGTTCTAAAAAGCCCAACAGTATTGCCATTGGCAGAAGAAGGTTGGAGTTCTTTGCACTCTGTTATTGATGAAGATGATTTTTGGAATGTGATAGATCAGCTTAAAGAAGCCGGAGCAGAAGGAATATTAGTAGCACCAATTGAAAAGATTATAGAATGA
- a CDS encoding WD40/YVTN/BNR-like repeat-containing protein — MKMMILKPHYFKFSFLLLLISCKPLHFKEQFRQNHAIGKHSRALSHSGLETYVAGKDGVYSFIVSDKIILTDSVENAEDIRDLHLIGSNLLLLNSGNHGLIWKIEGDEKKVVYQKDSVFLDGFDFWDENRGIAYGDPVNGKMFLLTTENGGNTWDQVASENIPSALQNEAGFAASGTGVRCLPNGVAYISTGVSDVSRLLKTSDFGEHWTAINTPIKSGESYGIYSMYFWSEQEGMIIGGSYLHPEDNQQICYYTDDGGENWKDRSKGLGGYISCIDAYDDLIVVTGRMGTYYSVNRGEKWNLLFSDKFYSVDVEEYSIAFSGKNGAVLIGTYKF; from the coding sequence ATGAAGATGATGATTCTCAAACCTCATTATTTTAAATTCAGTTTTCTATTACTGCTTATTTCTTGTAAGCCTTTACATTTTAAAGAACAGTTTAGACAAAATCATGCTATTGGAAAGCATTCTAGAGCCTTGAGTCATTCAGGACTTGAAACTTACGTTGCTGGCAAAGATGGCGTTTATTCATTCATTGTTTCAGATAAAATCATCTTAACAGATAGTGTTGAGAATGCAGAAGATATTCGCGATTTACATCTTATAGGAAGCAATTTACTTTTATTAAATTCTGGAAACCATGGGTTGATCTGGAAAATTGAAGGAGATGAAAAGAAAGTGGTATATCAAAAAGACAGTGTGTTTTTAGATGGCTTTGATTTTTGGGATGAAAACAGAGGGATTGCTTATGGGGATCCAGTAAATGGAAAAATGTTTCTATTAACTACAGAAAATGGAGGTAACACCTGGGATCAAGTAGCGTCTGAAAATATCCCTTCGGCTTTACAAAATGAAGCAGGTTTTGCAGCAAGCGGAACAGGAGTGAGGTGTTTACCTAATGGCGTGGCCTATATATCAACTGGTGTTTCAGATGTGTCAAGATTATTGAAGACCTCAGATTTTGGTGAACATTGGACAGCAATTAATACGCCAATTAAATCTGGAGAAAGCTATGGAATTTATAGCATGTATTTTTGGTCAGAACAGGAAGGGATGATTATTGGTGGTAGTTATTTGCATCCCGAAGACAATCAACAAATATGTTATTATACAGATGATGGAGGTGAAAATTGGAAAGATAGATCAAAAGGTTTGGGCGGCTATATCTCATGTATAGATGCTTATGATGATTTAATTGTCGTTACCGGAAGGATGGGGACTTACTACTCTGTCAATAGAGGTGAAAAATGGAACCTTTTATTTTCTGATAAATTTTATTCGGTTGATGTGGAAGAATATTCAATTGCTTTCTCAGGCAAAAACGGTGCGGTTCTAATTGGCACCTATAAATTTTAG